A genomic segment from Bradyrhizobium diazoefficiens USDA 110 encodes:
- a CDS encoding methyltransferase family protein, with translation MSSQRVSGTAVQRTIAVLGSAVFFVVAPCTLAGLVPWSITGWQFRPPFLGLELTRGIGAIMILAGVPGLVDAFARFALQGLGTPAPIAPTRNLVVTGLYRYVRNPIYVAVVAIILGQAVLMGDWRLIVYGALLWLFFHVFVVAYEEPTLERTFGSEYEAFRAAVPRWIPRMTPWRLK, from the coding sequence ATGAGCTCGCAGCGAGTGTCGGGAACCGCCGTGCAACGAACCATTGCCGTCCTGGGCTCGGCGGTTTTCTTCGTGGTCGCCCCATGTACGCTGGCGGGGCTCGTTCCATGGTCGATCACGGGTTGGCAATTCCGGCCGCCGTTCCTTGGTCTGGAGCTGACGCGCGGCATCGGCGCGATAATGATTCTCGCAGGCGTGCCTGGGCTCGTTGACGCATTTGCGCGTTTCGCGCTGCAGGGTCTCGGCACCCCCGCGCCCATCGCGCCGACCCGGAATCTCGTGGTGACCGGTCTCTACCGTTATGTACGTAATCCAATATACGTCGCGGTCGTTGCCATCATCCTGGGTCAAGCGGTGCTGATGGGCGATTGGCGCCTCATCGTCTACGGCGCGCTGCTCTGGCTCTTCTTCCACGTCTTCGTCGTGGCGTACGAAGAACCCACGCTCGAGCGGACGTTTGGGAGTGAGTACGAGGCGTTCCGCGCCGCCGTCCCGCGCTGGATACCGCGGATGACCCCATGGCGGTTGAAATGA
- a CDS encoding IS5 family transposase: MRWRRKRGASEQAIGITRGGRNSKIHGLVDKLCRPWVLILTPGNTADCTVGAACVSLLDGIAELLGDKAYDSNSFRESLRKDGIKPVIPGRSNRKKRIRHDKQAYKDRNVIERCYCRLKDFRRIATRYDKLARNYFSALCLVAAVAFWL, translated from the coding sequence CTGCGCTGGCGGCGGAAAAGGGGGGCGTCGGAACAGGCGATTGGCATCACCAGGGGCGGGCGCAACAGCAAGATTCACGGCCTTGTCGATAAGCTGTGCCGCCCGTGGGTCTTGATCCTCACGCCTGGCAATACCGCCGACTGCACAGTCGGGGCGGCATGTGTCAGTCTGCTCGACGGCATCGCCGAGTTGCTCGGTGACAAGGCTTATGACAGCAACTCGTTCCGCGAGTCTCTGCGCAAGGACGGCATCAAACCGGTAATCCCAGGCCGGTCAAATCGGAAGAAACGCATACGTCACGACAAGCAAGCCTATAAGGATCGCAACGTCATCGAGCGCTGCTACTGCAGGCTCAAGGACTTCAGGCGCATCGCAACGCGCTACGACAAACTCGCTCGGAACTACTTCTCAGCCCTGTGCCTCGTTGCCGCCGTGGCATTCTGGCTTTAG